The region CTCGATAAACAGGTTGCGATCGTTACCGGCGCATCGCGCGGCATCGGCCGTGCGATCGCGCTCGAACTGGCGCGTCGCGGCGCGATGGTGATCGGCACCGCGACGAGCGAGTCGGGGGCCGACGCGATCAGCGCGGCATTCAAGGAAGCCGGTCTCGAAGGCCGCGGCGCGATGCTGAACGTCAACGACGCAGCCGCCGCCGAGGCGCTGATCGAGGCGACGGTCAAGGAATTCGGCTCGCTCGGCGTGCTCGTCAACAACGCGGGCATCACGCAGGACCAACTCGCGATGCGTATGAAGGACGACGACTGGGACGCGGTGCTCGACACCAACCTGAAGTCGGTGTTCCGCCTGTCGCGCGCGGTGCTGCGTCCGATGATGAAGGCGCGCGGCGGCCGGATCATCAACATCACGTCGGTGGTCGGCTCGGCCGGCAACCCGGGGCAGGTCAACTACGCGGCGGCGAAGGCCGGCGTGGCCGGCATGACCCGCGCGCTCGCGCGCGAGATCGGCAGCCGCGGCATCACGGTGAATTGCGTGGCGCCCGGCTTCATCGACACCGACATGACGAAGGCGCTGCCCGACGAACAGCAGGCGGCGCTCAAGACCCAGATTCCGCTCGGCCGCCTCGGCAGCCCGGACGACATCGCACACGCGGTCGCGTTCCTCGCGTCGCCGCAGGCCGGCTATATCACAGGCACGACATTGCATGTGAACGGCGGCATGTACATGTCGTAACGGATTTCGTTTACCATCCGCGCCGTGCCACGTTAATCCTGTCGCGGCGCTTGTCTAACCGTAAAGCCGGCGCGCATTTTGGGCGGCAGCAAACCTGATAAAATGCGCGCACTTGTAAATCTGAACTTTCCCTCGGAGGGGTAATGGACAACATCGAACAACGCGTCAAGAAGATCGTCGCTGAACAACTGGGCGTCGCCGAAGGCGAAATCAAGAACGAAGCATCGTTCGTGAACGATCTGGGCGCGGACTCGCTCGACACCGTCGAACTGGTGATGGCACTGGAAGACGAGTTCGGCATGGAAATCCCGGACGAAGAGGCCGAGAAGATCACGACCGTGCAGCAAGCGATCGACTACGCTCGCGCGAACGTCAAGGCCTAAGCGCCGTCCGCGTCGTTCAGCGCATACTGCGTTTGAGGCGCATCTCGCCGGCTCCGTCCGGCAGAGCTAACAGCCACAGGGCTCGCAGGGCTGGTTCCTGTGGCTGCTGTGGCTTTTGTTTTTGTCATCCAATGGAAAAGAGGTTACCGTGAGCCGCCGTCGAGTCGTTGTTACAGGCCTTGGGCTGATTTCGCCTGTTGGCAATAATGTTGCCGACGGCTGGGCCAATCTGGTGGCCGGCAAGTCCGGCATCGCCAACATCACGAAGTTCGATGCGACGAACTTCTCGACCCGCTTCGCAGGCGAGGTGAAGGGCTTCAATATCGAAGACTACCTGCCCGCGAAAGAAGCGCGTCACATGGATACGTTCATCCACTACGGCGTCGCGGCCGGCATGCAGGCGATGCAGGACAGCGGTCTTGCGATCACCGAGGAAAATGCCGAGCGGGTCGGCGTCATCGTCGGCTCGGGGATCGGTGGCCTGCCGATGATCGAGGTCACGCAAACCGAACTGCTGAACCGCGGTCCGCG is a window of Burkholderia sp. FERM BP-3421 DNA encoding:
- the fabG gene encoding 3-oxoacyl-ACP reductase FabG, coding for MEKTLDKQVAIVTGASRGIGRAIALELARRGAMVIGTATSESGADAISAAFKEAGLEGRGAMLNVNDAAAAEALIEATVKEFGSLGVLVNNAGITQDQLAMRMKDDDWDAVLDTNLKSVFRLSRAVLRPMMKARGGRIINITSVVGSAGNPGQVNYAAAKAGVAGMTRALAREIGSRGITVNCVAPGFIDTDMTKALPDEQQAALKTQIPLGRLGSPDDIAHAVAFLASPQAGYITGTTLHVNGGMYMS
- the acpP gene encoding acyl carrier protein, with the protein product MDNIEQRVKKIVAEQLGVAEGEIKNEASFVNDLGADSLDTVELVMALEDEFGMEIPDEEAEKITTVQQAIDYARANVKA